In Leucoraja erinacea ecotype New England chromosome 15, Leri_hhj_1, whole genome shotgun sequence, the following proteins share a genomic window:
- the LOC129704315 gene encoding gastrula zinc finger protein XlCGF57.1-like, with product MNICIMENPWKCEDCGKGFGYPSQLEIHLHGHTSERLLARSESGKELTQLSQLGKRQLTNADKRPFKCPACEKSFRSRNHLLKHQHTHAGESLFICSVCGDRFTKAAHLLTHQRGHTGEKPFTCSFCGKGFALSFHLLRHTCAQTGEKLFNCFLCEKGFSNLTALQTHRLTHNEESLFICPDCGKSFKSCEILIRHQLLHNDERPLGYFYNENRCSPEDSPALERTLACSVSEQELVQDPHPERQQCTPIGKGPPMVSVPEKKNAQSPHPLSHQQPHSGETPFTSSSPEKELTQYSHLLESQLGHSGLKAFVCSLCAKGFTQRSNLLKHHLVHTEYRPYKCSDCGRSFKSKQEVAKHRRVHTGERPFTCSFCGKSFPWTSQLLTHQRVHTGERPFTCTVCGKGFTQSSNLMKHQRVHTGERPFVCPVCGKGFIQSQHLLKHQRVHKRRERLDAASSVVVEQVET from the coding sequence ATGAACATCTGCATCATGGAGAATCCGTGGAAATGTGAGGACTGTGGCAAGGGATTTGGTTACCCATCGCAGCTGGAAATTCACTTGCACGGTCACACCTCAGAGAGACTGCTCGCGCGCTCTGAGTCTGGAAAGGAGTTAACTCAATTGTCCCAACTCGGCAAACGCCAACTTACTAATGCTGATAAAAGGCCTTTCAAATGTCCTGCTTGTGAGAAGAGCTTTAGAAGTAGGAATCATTTGCTGAAGCACCAGCACACTCACGCTGGGGAGAGCCTATTCATCTGCTCTGTCTGTGGGGACAGATTCACTAAGGCAGCTCACCTTCTGACTCACCAGCGAGGTCACACTGGGGAGAAGCCCTTTACCTGCTCCTTCTGTGGGAAGGGATTTGCTCTATCATTCCACCTTCTGAGGCACACGTGTGCACAGACTGGGGAGAAGCTGTTCAACTGTTTCCTGTGTGAGAAGGGATTCTCTAACTTAACTGCCCTCCAAACCCACCGGTTAACACATAACGAGGAGAGTCTGTTCATATGCCCTGATTGTGGGAAGAGCTTTAAAAGCTGCGAGATATTGATCAGGCACCAACTCTTGCACAATGATGAGAGACCGCTTGGTTATTTTTacaatgaaaataggtgcagtcccGAAGACAGCCCCGCTCTGGAAAGGACACTCGCCTGCTCTGTGTCTGAGCAAGAACTTGTTCAGGATCCCCACCCTGAGAGGCAACAGTGCACCCCCATTGGGAAGGGACCGCCCATGGTCTCCGTGCCTGAGAAAAAAAATGCTCAGTCACCCCATCCTTTGTCGCATCAACAACCTCACAGTGGGGAGACACCATTCACCAGCTCATCGCCGGAGAAGGAATTGACCCAGTATTCTCACCTTTTGGAAAGCCAGCTCGGTCACAGCGGTCTGAAGGCATTTGTCTGCTCCCTCTGTGCGAAGGGATTCACGCAAAGATCCAACCTGCTGAAACACCATCTGGTTCACACTGAATACAGACCTTACAAGTGTTCTGACTGCGGGAGAAGCTTTAAAAGCAAACAGGAGGTAGCGAAGCACCGGCGTGTTCACACAGGGGAGCGACCTTTTACCTGTTCTTTCTGTGGGAAGAGTTTCCCTTGGACATCCCAACTGCTGACACACCAGCGAGTTCATACAGGGGAGAGGCCTTTCACCTGCACCGTGTGTGGAAAAGGATTCACTCAGTCGTCAAACCTAATGAAACATCAGCGAGTTCACACCGGTGAGAGACCGTTTGTCTGCCCCGTCTGTGGGAAAGGATTCATTCAGTCACAACACCTACTGAAACACCAACGAGTTCATAAGAGAAGGGAAAGGTTGGATGCTGCCAGTAGTGTTGTTGTGGAACAGGTTGAGACCTAA